The sequence TATGTATTGACTGTCTCTTTGCCCGCTCTTCTTCTAACTTAGCCGTCAATTCTGCAATCATCCTCTTATCCTCTGCATTGGACTCTTCAGAACCCGACGGTTGTCCAGCAGCGTTACCAAAGACTTGGGTGGGACATGGTCCAGCACCTAGGGCACGAACTCGTCCTGGGTGCTCCTTTCCGAGAACTTGTGCTAGCGAGTCATTTTGTGAAAGGTGCTTACAGGATCCATCCTGCCTCTCAACATTCGCAATTGCTTCCTACAAATATACAACATTGGAAAGGAAGAAGTTAAAAATAGCACGATATATACAGTAAGCTATATATTGCTTCAAATTTTCAAACATGACTTACACTAACAACACACGCATCGGGATGGATATACGAGCCATCTTTTTTCTTATGAGTCATGATAAACAACTCTCCTCTACCAACGGGCCTTCCTTGCTCTCTCTCCTATATCGTTAATATTGACACAATTTAGTAAACAACAACATTTTTCAGGAAGCTTAATCAAAATCTAATGCAAATAATGACTTATTACCACTTCGTCTTTTTTTCTTGCCAATTTTTTGGAACCCCCAGTATGTGTGTACAGTTGCTTGCTCCGATTTAAAGTGTTCTGTTTACACTTTTTCTATGAACAAATAACAAAACAAATGTAAATGAGAAAGAAAAAGTTGAATATAAAATGTAACGGAATTAAATTGTATaaacatgttttttttttgtggaaataataaaatataccaAGGCTTACCTGTGTTTCTTCATTCAGGCGATAGTCAACGAACCTTTTCCAATCATTTTTGTCTATTCCTTTCGGGTGATGCTGAAGATTTTCCTCATAAGTCCTTATTTGTTTGTAACACCTATGAAACAAGTGGTGCCTTGTATCCTTCCAGTTCTTTCCTATTCTCTTCAAAATATCGCGCTTTATTTTTCCTCCGGCATCGTCCTCATAGTAAAAGTCCCGCTGCAATTAGTATACATTGTCATTAACGAAGATCAACGAACAAGTATAAGACTAATAATTTGAAGAAATGCCACAACCACTACAGGCTAATTTAAATTGTTAAAGTATGACCCTTAAATCCAGTACAAGCAGTCGCAATTACGTATACATGAGAAGTGCTTAAATGATGATGTGAAAAACACAATATGAAAATTTTACtacccatataatttacccatGCAAAAGACCTTAGAAAAAATACCAAATACTAAAATTGCTTAAATTGTAGAAGCTTAAAGCTGTACCTTAAGCATGTCGTACGCATGTTCCCTCTTTGCTTTGCTTACCAGCTTCCAACTGTGTAAGTGTATGGGGAACTGGAAATAATCCGCACCCAAACTCCcgatgaaaccactcaataatCCTGCCGCCTGACCAATCGGTTGCAGCTCACTGTTAAATAGGAGTACTATCTTTGTATTGGAAGGGAGGGCTATAGCCTCCTTCACGCTCAGCTTAGAAACTTTTCTCACGCCGTCCTCTAAGAAGTGTATGGGAAACAAAATTACTATATAATCATTGcacaaaagaaaaatagaagtaaAGGACTATGAAGATAACTGCCTacgaaaatggaagaaaaaaaatgtttatcGATAACAGTAACTTCCCAGAAATCTGTATCTTTGGCTTTCTTATTGTTATGCTGACCTTCGACTTCTTGGGCAGCAAACAAGTCGTCGATGTGGTCATCAAACGACGGAACTTCATCCACCTCTGGGTCGTAATCCTCATCCCCTAATTCATGACCAGCCACTTACGCGCGATGCCGAGTCTCTATGTTGTCTGTTGGAGTTTGAGGGTCATCAACAATACTCGACCGTGCATTCCTATGATCGATGCGCGGTGCATGAAACGGTTCATTCATACGGGTTGTCGGAGCTCTATTAGCTGAGGATGAAATCGGAGGAGCCCTATCACGTGGTTGTTCCCGTGATGTCTGAGATCCTCTAGTCGTGGACACAACCTTAACGCAATGTGAAACCATTTAGAACTATATCTTAGAGAATGAATTAATATTGagaattattttatttcataaaCTAATAATTTTGCCGGGAGAAAAATTAATGCGGTTCGATGACACAATTGAAGGACATACAATTTTCACATAAGGTTACGTCAAGAAATGTTAACCACAAACACTAACCGTTGTCTCTTCAGTACCGGCATTAGTTCCGGCATCTTTCGGGGGTTCCCGTATAATGTTGTACCTTGGTTTCCTAGGCATCCTTACAAACCTGTATAGAAAACAATAGTAGTAGACAAATGACAAGCACAGCGTAAAAAAACGCTTAAAGCAAATAGAGAATACAAATTATACCCCAAAAATAGggaataaaaaattatgaaatctATATGGAACACTATAAGGCACATTACATGATACATCATAGACTGATAGaatattagaatttattttttttaaataaattaacaaCATAATCAACTAAgtctaattaaattagtttaaaataaaaaacattaatTAGTTTTAATGTTAGTTGAAGTCTTACTATTTAATAGGATTAATAACTGGTTTCTCAATAAATTTAAATGTGTCAAAATTAAAAATGTGTGTATCAA is a genomic window of Arachis ipaensis cultivar K30076 chromosome B06, Araip1.1, whole genome shotgun sequence containing:
- the LOC107647441 gene encoding uncharacterized protein LOC107647441, which gives rise to MLKRDFYYEDDAGGKIKRDILKRIGKNWKDTRHHLFHRCYKQIRTYEENLQHHPKGIDKNDWKRFVDYRLNEETQKKCKQNTLNRSKQLYTHTGGSKKLARKKDEVEREQGRPVGRGELFIMTHKKKDGSYIHPDACVVSEAIANVERQDGSCKHLSQNDSLAQVLGKEHPGRVRALGAGPCPTQVFGNAAGQPSGSEESNAEDKRMIAELTAKLEEERAKRQSIHKVLGYIVQQLGGNLPVEIAEELAFVGGTPDSSCTGPSSSGNHNPQQKF